The Syntrophorhabdus sp. genome segment CGCGAACTCCCCGACCGGGAGATCCTCTCAGAGATCTACTCCTATACGGACGAACAGTTCACGCGGTCCGTTGGCCGGGAGTATTCGATATCCTACAAGGGAGAGACCTACAACCTCAAACACGTCGAGGGCATCGTGCCCGGCGTTTCGACGGTACGGATCATCATCAAACCCTTCGATCCCGAAACCATCGGCGTCGCTTTCCGCGACGTGATTTACGAGGTGAAACCCGTAAAGATCCTGCCGGCGGAACTCGGGGCCTTTCCCGTCACCGCGGCGGTCATCGGCGAGGAGTTCAAATCGCAGCCGGACAGCGTGGTCCAGCAGGCGAAGAAAAGGATAGAGAACATGGCCTACGGTGAGGACAGGAAGAAGGACCAGATCCCCTTTGCGGGCCTTACGGTCTTCGGCCACCAGGCCGACAAGGTGGACCTCACCCTGATGCCCAGAAAGGGAACGCCCATGGAGATCGACCGGGCGATCGTGGAGAAGAGGATATCCTTCACGGAGTTCCTGAAGCGCCTCACGGGCCGGGTGGGGGCCATATCAAAGGAAACGAACCGGCAGCTCAAGGCAGCCTTCGGGGACTCCATCGAGATATCGAGGGCGGACGAGGTCATCGCCCAGATCGAGGCGGAGGGCACCTGGAACATAGGGATCTCAAACAGCGGCGAAGTACAGATCGCCAACCAATAAACAGGGGAGGTGACGGTGTGGCACAAAAGGCAACGGCATACAGGTTAACGGTGAAACCCATCATCCTGAAGCAGCTCCTCGTGGACTGCGACATCAACCAGGGAACGATCGGTGAGTTGACAGGGCTTGCCCGGACGACGATCAACATCGTCGTCAACAGGGGGTACATCCCCCTCGAACATCCGGAGTTCAAGGGCCGCGTCGAGGAGTTCATCGGCGGCAACGTGCGCGCCCGGAAATGGCTCGCGCAGCACTGCCTCAGGATCGAGAACATCTGGGATCCCCTGGGCCGGGAGATGAAGCGGGCCCATCCGGTGGGTACCATCGCGAGAATGGTGACAACACAGAGGAGAAAGGCTGTACTCAGCGGCGATCCGGAGCACATTCACGTAATACGGGAGGTAGAGGTGATCACAGAAGACACAAAGAGGCATTTCAAGCTTTTCAAAAACCCCTTCATCAACGACGTCCAGGAGGAGAAGGACATCTTCATGTCCGACGAGCACCACTACATCGAGGCGGCGATGATCGACGCGGCCAAGCACGCGGGCTTCCTGGCGGTGGTGGGGGAGGTACAGAGCGGCAAGAGCATCATGCGGCGCAAGGTGGTCCTCACCCTCCAGCGCGAGGGGAACGTCCGGGTCATCTACCCCCAAATCGTCGACAAGGACCGGGTGACGGCGGCGTCCTTGTGCGACGCGATCATTCACGATATCAGCAGCGAGAAGCCGAAGATAAAACTCGAGGAGAAATCGAGGCAGGTCTTGAGGCTCCTCCTTGCCCGGCACAAGCAGGGCTCCCGGCACGTCATTATCGTGGAGGAGGCCCATGACCTCGGCTTCAAGGTCCTAAAGCTCCTCAAGCGGTTCTACGAGTTCGAGGACGGCTACACGAAGCTCCTCGGGATCATCCTCGTCGGTCAGCCGGAACTCAAGGACAAGCTCGACGAGGGTGAGCATCCCGACATGAGGGAGGTCATCCGGAGGATCCAGATCGCCGAGATCCGGGGACTCAACGGCAACATCAAGGACTATATGACCCTCAAGTTTAAACGGGTGGGCGCGAAGGTGGATGACATCTTCACCGACGAAGCCATCGCCTCGCTGTCGAAGCGGCTCACCGACAGGGACGGAAGGACGGGCAAGACGATAAGCCATGCCTACCCGGGCCTCGTGAACAACTACGCGGCGAAGGCGATGAACCTCGCCTGCCAGATGGGCTGCGAGAAGGTGACGGAAGAAGTGGTGATGGAGATATGAGGACACGGCAGAGGACACAATCCTATAAGAGGCAGTCGGGCACCGGCGCGTATCCCGGCAACCCGACCGCGAAGCCACCCAGGTACCCCAACGGCGACGTGTGGTGCCAGCGTCACAGCGATCGCATTGACCACGCGGTCTGCATTGCCCGCGCCGTGAGACAGCCCGAGAAGTGCAAGGGCTGTCCCCTTAACCTGTGAGACGAGGTGAAACATGATGAGACGTAAGAAGATAGCACGAAACATCTTCTGGGTCCTTCTCCTGGCGACGGTGTTCTTCGCCGGCTGGCAGGCCCGGGGAGAGCGCTCATTTCAGCGCGGTTTTGAAACGGGTTACGAGGCCGCATCCAATCATATCTCCTCCCGGATCCGCGCGGGGATGAAAGAGGTGCAGCCCTTCTACATCGCCGATATCGGTTTTCGGTTTTCACCCAGAGGCTACACCATCGCGGGGATCCGTTTCCTGGGCGATGAGAGGGCATACACCGCACAAGCGGAGGCAAAACCATGAAGGCGGCTCTGGAGATATGGAAGGACGCGGCAGTCATCCGGATCATGGATGACTCAGGAAGGGTTATCGACCGCTACGAGACGGACGCGATACACATCGATAACCACCAGTATGAAAAACGGCACGAGGATCCGGAGGGAACGCTCCCGATCGTGCCGAAGACAGTGAGCTGAGGGGGAGACATGGTCAATTCAAACGACACAATAACCGTTCGCTACGCCCACTGCGGCTCTACCTATGTAGCCCGCTGCCAGGGCAAGACCGCATCTTGCACATCGTGCGCGAAGGGCGCGGCAAAGGCAGTGGCAAGGAAGATCATGGGCAACCGGCCCCATGCGGTGGTCCGCATAGACGGAGACCGGTTGTGGAAGATCGTGGAAGAAAGTAACGACTAAGGAGGATATATGGCAAAGATCATCAAGACATCGGATTACACGGACTGGCCCGAGGTTGACGGCGCCCTGAGGCGCATGGGCGAGATCGACATCAAGCTCCAGAAGCTCGAGGGCGAGATGACCCTCAAGATCAACGAGATCAAAGCGGAATATGACGTGAAGGCCGAGGGACTGAAAGCCGAGCACAAGGCCATCGAAGAAAACATCACCCTCTTCGCCGAGTCCAGGAAACAGGAATTTGCCAGGGTCCGCTCAAAGGACCTCACTTTCGGGGTTGTGGCCTACCGGGTGGTTACAAAGGTGGTCCTGAAAAGCAAGGCGGCAACGGTGGCGGCCCTCAAGGCCCTGGGGCTCGTGCAGTATCTCAGGATCATCGAGGAGCCCGATAAGGAGGCCATGAGCGGCCTTGATGCAACAACGCTCGCGAAATGCGGCGCCACGTTGAAAACCGAGGACAAACTCCGGATCGAGCCCAACATGGAGAAGATAAAGGAGAAGGAGGCGGCATGAAACGGCGCGATCCCCAGGAACTCCTGCGGACGATGAGGAGACTGTGCCCGCCCGGGGAAGATACGGGCGCGCCGATCGGGATCATCTCCCGGGATGACACGGGATTCCTGGCGCGGATGGAGCTAACCCCCGAGGCGGCGCGGTGCATCGAGAAGAAGCTCCGTCAGCCGCGGGCTGAGTAGACGGCCGAAACCATTTTCGTGACTCCGCGAAAATGGTCTGCCGGTGATGCCGGCACTGAGGAGGCTAAGAAACGGATGACACCAGTTATGCAAACAAGATTCGGACGGCAGGGTAATTGCTTTGAGGCATGCATTGCCTCTTTACTCGACATGAGCATAGAACGGATACCCGATCTGGCCGCATACGACGACGATGGAGAATGGATGGGCAGACTCAATGAGTGGCTCTCGAAAATGGGACTTGCCTATTTCGAAGCAAGAATACCGAGAGACGAGATGAAGGGATTCTTCAGCGACAAGGACTTCTGCCACGTGATGATAGGTCCAACAAACAGGTTCACCGATCTGCAACACGCGGTGGTGGGCCGCAAGGGGCAATTGGTCCACGATCCGCACCCGGATGGAGTTGGGGTATTATCAGAACCTGAATCGCTGCGGATAGGCGTGATTGTCCGACAGTGCGTGTAGCGGAAAGGGAGGTACAGCTGATATGAGCAAGATCTTCGAATTCGGAACGTTACCGAGTGTGGCCGCCAGGGAGATGTATCGCCGGGCCAGACACGGGATCTACACCGGGGCCGACACGCGGGAGAACAGCAGGCTGGTCAGGCACTGCACTGGTCAATGGTCAGACGGAGTCCTGCGTACCATCATGATATTCACCAGGGATGTGGGGCACCACAGCGGCGGCATGTTCAAGAACCCGGATTATGAGCGGTGCCTTCACCTGTCGCTGTCGTTCCGCGCGGCGCTCACGGGGCGTACCGCGGGGAAGAGCGAACGGCTCACGAAGATGTGGATCGACGTTTTCTTCCCGCCCGACTACCAGCGCTGTCTGTGGGTGGAGTCCCCGAAGAGCGAAAAGGGCCAGACCCTGGACGTATGGCATTACCGGGTCTTCTGCGATATCCACTGGCGGCCGATCATCCCCCGCAAGGAGGTCTACACGAGTGAGTTCACGGAACTCGGGTGGCAGTCCTTCTCCGAGCTGCACGATGGGAAGGAAGCGATAATGGCCGGGTGGGGAGGTCAACCGTAATGGCAATCCTCAACTTTCAGAAACGATTCGCTGTCATCGTAGCACTTGGGGTCAAGAGGCAAACTATTCGGGCCAGGAGAAAGTACCCGATCAGAGAGGGAGAAGATCTTGCTCTCTATACCGGGCTCCGTACGAAGTCGTCAGAGCTCCTGAGGAGGGCACGATGTCTTTATGCCCGTGACATATCTATGGACCTGGACATCGACGGCCGGCCGCAAATCATCATCGCCGGCTACGGGCCCCTGTCATATGAAGAGAAGAAGGACCTTGCAATGAAAGACGGTTTCAGCAGCATCGACAGGATGCTCGTCTATTTCCACGCTACGTACGGACTGCCTTTCGAGGGGCAACTGATCAAATGGTGAACACAGCCAATGATGACCGTAACCGCCGTCACCCGCAATGCGGCAAAGATCTC includes the following:
- a CDS encoding AAA family ATPase, giving the protein MAQKATAYRLTVKPIILKQLLVDCDINQGTIGELTGLARTTINIVVNRGYIPLEHPEFKGRVEEFIGGNVRARKWLAQHCLRIENIWDPLGREMKRAHPVGTIARMVTTQRRKAVLSGDPEHIHVIREVEVITEDTKRHFKLFKNPFINDVQEEKDIFMSDEHHYIEAAMIDAAKHAGFLAVVGEVQSGKSIMRRKVVLTLQREGNVRVIYPQIVDKDRVTAASLCDAIIHDISSEKPKIKLEEKSRQVLRLLLARHKQGSRHVIIVEEAHDLGFKVLKLLKRFYEFEDGYTKLLGIILVGQPELKDKLDEGEHPDMREVIRRIQIAEIRGLNGNIKDYMTLKFKRVGAKVDDIFTDEAIASLSKRLTDRDGRTGKTISHAYPGLVNNYAAKAMNLACQMGCEKVTEEVVMEI
- a CDS encoding host-nuclease inhibitor protein Gam; the protein is MAKIIKTSDYTDWPEVDGALRRMGEIDIKLQKLEGEMTLKINEIKAEYDVKAEGLKAEHKAIEENITLFAESRKQEFARVRSKDLTFGVVAYRVVTKVVLKSKAATVAALKALGLVQYLRIIEEPDKEAMSGLDATTLAKCGATLKTEDKLRIEPNMEKIKEKEAA